A single genomic interval of Gossypium raimondii isolate GPD5lz chromosome 11, ASM2569854v1, whole genome shotgun sequence harbors:
- the LOC105800989 gene encoding fruit protein pKIWI501 has protein sequence MATAEVVSAQTAIHEEKPEEVVKVEEIATEEVVAVAPATEPVAPATEPVAEEPKEAVPEAASEEPQAPETEATVETESKEVVEEPKAVTEEPEVEKKEEETPEETVAEPVAEESKETTEPTVEETKESTESTEAAVAAAAEEEVKAEAEAAPVEAPKEEAAKEEEEPAEAQAEKTTTE, from the exons ATGGCTACTGCAGAG GTTGTATCAGCTCAAACTGCAATCCATGAGGAGAAACCTGAAGAAGTGGTCAAGGTTGAAGAAATTGCAACAGAAGAGGTAGTGGCTGTTGCTCCTGCAACAGAACCTGTTGCTCCTGCAACAGAACCTGTTGCTGAAGAACCAAAGGAAGCAGTGCCTGAAGCAGCATCCGAAGAACCCCAGGCTCCAGAAACTGAAGCCACAGTTGAAACTGAATCAAAGGAGGTGGTTGAAGAGCCCAAGGCTGTGACTGAGGAGCCAGAAgttgagaaaaaagaagaagagactCCTGAGGAAACAGTAGCAGAGCCAGTTGCCGAGGAGTCCAAGGAGACTACTGAGCCAACCGTTGAAGAAACCAAAGAAAGCACAGAGTCTACAGAAGCAGCAGTAGCTGCAGCAGCAGAAGAAGAAGTAAAAGCAGAAGCCGAAGCCGCCCCAGTGGAAGCACCCAAAGAGGAAGCTGCAAAGGAAGAAGAGGAACCAGCTGAAGCTCAAGCTGAGAAGACTACTACCGAGTAA
- the LOC105800988 gene encoding F-box protein At3g07870, with protein sequence MDRLPQEVALEILSRLPLLSLVQSKSVCRAWRTFIQDQLLVNKHFKHMVENDPSFILQIMGHCIQNELYFGDLSSDPNDENVMMIAKKLTIPALLSFHLVSSCNGLLLLSATHPSFELCIYNPFTRDYVELPKRSHHAGVLGFGFDPTTKKYKVVEISYKRTTHLYFRRRVVRFGMRPASQTAASSVEVHILTVSSNTWRNLGSFPFRLDLGDEGV encoded by the coding sequence ATGGATCGTCTTCCTCAAGAGGTTGCACTTGAGATACTATCAAGGCTTCCACTCCTAAGCTTAGTTCAATCCAAATCCGTGTGTCGAGCCTGGCGTACCTTCATACAAGATCAACTGCTTGTCAACAAGCATTTCAAACACATGGTTGAGAACGATCCAAgcttcattttacaaatcaTGGGTCATTGCATCCAAAACGAGCTTTATTTTGGAGATTTATCGAGCGATCCAAACGATGAAAACGTTATGATGATAGCAAAGAAGCTTACCATACCAGCGTTGCTAAGCTTCCATTTGGTGAGTTCATGTAATGGATTGCTATTGTTGAGTGCCACTCACCCAAGCTTTGAACTCTGTATTTATAATCCATTTACCAGGGATTATGTAGAGTTACCGAAGCGTAGTCATCATGCTGGGGTGTTAGGATTTGGCTTCGATCCTACCACAAAGAAATATAAGGTTGTCGAGATATCATATAAAAGAACAACTCATTTGTATTTTCGTCGTCGTGTTGTTAGATTTGGCATGCGTCCAGCCTCTCAGACTGCAGCATCTTCTGTTGAGGTTCATATTTTGACTGTTAGTAGCAACACATGGAGAAATTTGGGAAGCTTTCCTTTCCGTCTTGATTTGGGTGATGAAGGAGTATGA